From the Bacillus tuaregi genome, one window contains:
- a CDS encoding cysteine desulfurase family protein, with amino-acid sequence MERIYVDHAATTPMHPAVIEKMTIAMAEHFGNPSSIHSYGREVRKIMDEARSGIARSIGAMETELIFTSGGTEADNYAIFGAAEANKDKGKHIITTSIEHHAVLHACEELEKRGFEVTYLPVDETGRISITDFQQSLRDDTILVTIMFGNNEVGTIQPIAEIGQILSQHQAVFHSDAVQAYGMEKIDVNELKLDLLSASAHKINGPKGIGFLYIKNGIKLISRTFGGDQERKRRAGTENVPAIIGFLEAVKLMEQDRENRKNQYLLYKETLIDTLRANDIKYTLNGSLETSLPHVLNISFPGTNVEALLVNLDLAGIAASSGSACTAGAVEPSHVLVSMFGKESDKLTNSIRFSFGVSNTVDQIKRVGDEMIKIVQRLTNK; translated from the coding sequence TTGGAACGGATTTATGTCGATCATGCGGCGACAACCCCCATGCATCCGGCAGTCATTGAAAAAATGACGATAGCGATGGCAGAGCATTTCGGTAATCCATCTAGCATTCATTCTTACGGCCGTGAAGTACGAAAAATCATGGATGAGGCTCGTTCGGGTATTGCTCGGAGCATTGGTGCGATGGAAACAGAGCTGATTTTCACGAGTGGCGGAACAGAAGCTGATAATTATGCTATTTTTGGGGCTGCTGAAGCGAATAAGGATAAAGGAAAACATATCATTACGACAAGCATTGAACATCATGCTGTATTACATGCCTGTGAGGAATTAGAAAAAAGAGGCTTTGAGGTCACCTATTTACCTGTTGATGAGACGGGTAGGATCTCAATTACAGATTTTCAACAATCGTTAAGAGATGATACGATTCTTGTTACCATCATGTTCGGGAATAATGAAGTTGGAACGATTCAGCCGATTGCCGAGATTGGGCAGATTCTATCACAGCATCAGGCAGTTTTTCATAGTGATGCTGTCCAGGCATACGGGATGGAAAAAATAGATGTCAATGAATTGAAGCTAGATTTGTTAAGTGCTTCCGCCCACAAAATAAATGGGCCGAAGGGAATTGGCTTTCTTTATATAAAAAATGGCATTAAGCTTATCTCCCGGACTTTTGGAGGAGACCAAGAAAGAAAAAGGCGGGCAGGTACCGAAAATGTTCCGGCAATCATTGGGTTCTTAGAAGCAGTTAAGCTGATGGAGCAGGACAGAGAAAATCGAAAAAATCAGTATTTGCTTTATAAAGAAACATTGATAGACACATTAAGAGCAAATGATATAAAATATACACTTAATGGTTCTCTTGAAACATCTCTGCCGCATGTACTGAATATCAGCTTCCCTGGTACAAATGTAGAGGCACTGCTTGTTAACCTTGATCTAGCGGGTATTGCCGCTTCAAGTGGCTCTGCTTGTACAGCAGGTGCAGTAGAGCCCTCACATGTCCTCGTTAGTATGTTTGGGAAGGAATCTGATAAATTAACGAACTCGATACGATTCAGCTTTGGTGTATCCAATACAGTTGATCAAATTAAGCGTGTTGGCGATGAAATGATAAAAATTGTTCAGAGGTTAACAAATAAATAA
- a CDS encoding ABC transporter permease — protein MLNLIKNEWMKIFRRPGTYVMIGLLLFMVTITGAFIKYQEQGGSVPDNQNWEQGLLLENESLKKQMEELGDRIPENTLLYYERQIALNEYRMEHHISPNEEYSVWSFVKDTSLMIDFAGLFTIIIAAGIVASEFNWGTIKLLLIRPINRARILGAKFMMVLLFGFLMLFLLFAYSTLLGAVLFGFPENPAPYLSYYQGSITEQSMPLHLFSFYCFESISMYMLAAMAFMISAVFRNNSLAIGLSLFLMFTGRQATELIAMKFSWAKYVLFANTDLMQYFTGVPMVEGMTLPFSVFMLLIYFILFLYLAYIVFKKRDVAS, from the coding sequence ATGCTTAATTTAATCAAAAATGAGTGGATGAAAATCTTTAGACGACCTGGTACATATGTCATGATAGGACTTCTGCTCTTCATGGTTACCATAACAGGAGCCTTTATCAAATATCAGGAGCAAGGTGGATCTGTACCGGATAATCAAAACTGGGAACAAGGTCTCTTATTGGAAAATGAAAGTCTTAAGAAGCAAATGGAAGAACTGGGCGATAGAATACCAGAGAACACTCTTTTATATTATGAAAGACAAATCGCTCTAAATGAATATAGGATGGAGCATCACATTTCACCAAATGAGGAATATTCAGTTTGGAGCTTTGTCAAGGATACTTCACTTATGATAGATTTTGCCGGCTTATTCACGATTATTATAGCGGCTGGCATTGTTGCGAGCGAATTTAACTGGGGAACCATCAAGCTTCTATTGATAAGACCTATTAATCGAGCAAGAATACTGGGAGCTAAATTTATGATGGTTCTATTATTTGGCTTCCTGATGCTGTTTCTTTTATTCGCCTATTCTACACTATTAGGTGCTGTTCTGTTTGGTTTTCCAGAAAACCCGGCACCCTATTTGAGCTATTATCAAGGCTCGATTACTGAACAAAGCATGCCATTGCATTTATTTAGTTTTTATTGCTTCGAGTCGATTAGCATGTATATGCTGGCTGCGATGGCCTTTATGATATCAGCTGTCTTCCGTAATAATTCACTTGCGATCGGGCTATCGTTATTTCTCATGTTTACAGGCAGACAAGCTACAGAATTGATTGCCATGAAATTTTCATGGGCAAAATATGTACTATTCGCCAATACGGATTTGATGCAATATTTCACAGGAGTACCAATGGTAGAGGGGATGACTCTTCCTTTTTCAGTATTCATGTTACTCATTTACTTTATTCTCTTTCTTTATTTGGCTTATATTGTATTCAAAAAACGGGATGTAGCTTCGTAA
- a CDS encoding replication-associated recombination protein A: MNGEPLAFRMRPTNIDEVIGQKEIIGKNTSLYKMVQNGYVPSMLLYGEPGIGKTSLAFAIAGTTKLPFIALNATTSGKKDVEEVVQEARLTGKLILFLDEIHRFNKAQQDYLLPHVENGTIVLIGATTENPFHDVNPAIRSRCGQILQLTRLAKVDITELINRALKDEKRGLGSLSIEISQEQMDKIAEGAAGDARKSLTMLESIVYSSDLVDQTYKIEDETIERMIKKAGVYGDKKGSHYYNLLSSLQKSIRGSDVNAALYYLAHLLESGDLVSVNRRLLVIAYEDIGLANPDVGARVLAAVTSAERLGLPEARIPLAAAVVEMCLSSKSNSAYKALDAAIDGIRSGKVGDIPKHLRDAHYSGAKALGHVGYQYPHDYPIGSFGGWVNQEYLPVNLKGTKYYQPVEAGEEKRLAAIYERLEQFKKGK, encoded by the coding sequence TTGAATGGAGAACCGCTTGCCTTTCGAATGCGTCCGACAAACATCGATGAAGTGATCGGACAAAAAGAGATCATTGGTAAGAATACAAGTTTATATAAAATGGTACAAAACGGCTATGTACCATCCATGCTGCTGTACGGGGAACCTGGTATTGGAAAAACCTCGCTTGCCTTTGCCATCGCTGGTACAACCAAACTTCCATTTATCGCCTTAAATGCGACCACTTCAGGTAAAAAGGATGTGGAGGAGGTTGTTCAGGAAGCGCGTTTAACAGGGAAATTAATCTTATTTTTAGATGAAATTCATCGATTTAATAAAGCGCAGCAGGATTACCTTCTCCCGCATGTGGAAAATGGGACAATCGTTTTAATTGGGGCAACAACAGAAAATCCCTTTCATGATGTCAATCCAGCGATTCGCAGTCGCTGCGGTCAAATTCTACAATTGACCAGACTAGCAAAGGTAGATATTACAGAGCTGATTAATAGAGCATTAAAGGATGAGAAAAGGGGCCTTGGCAGTCTTTCGATTGAGATATCCCAGGAGCAAATGGACAAAATCGCTGAGGGTGCTGCAGGTGATGCCAGAAAGTCACTTACGATGCTTGAATCCATTGTCTATTCCTCAGATCTTGTCGATCAAACCTATAAAATTGAAGATGAAACCATCGAAAGAATGATTAAAAAGGCTGGGGTTTATGGCGATAAAAAGGGCTCCCACTATTATAATTTACTGTCCAGCCTACAAAAGAGCATTCGTGGCAGTGATGTGAATGCAGCGCTTTATTACTTGGCACATTTATTGGAAAGTGGCGACCTAGTATCCGTCAATAGAAGATTGCTTGTCATTGCCTATGAGGATATTGGACTTGCGAACCCTGATGTTGGCGCGCGTGTATTAGCTGCTGTGACATCGGCAGAACGTCTAGGACTACCGGAGGCAAGAATTCCACTTGCAGCTGCTGTTGTTGAAATGTGTTTATCCTCGAAGTCGAATTCGGCCTATAAGGCACTAGATGCAGCGATAGATGGTATTCGATCAGGAAAAGTAGGCGATATCCCTAAGCATTTACGGGATGCCCATTATTCCGGTGCAAAGGCATTAGGACATGTTGGCTATCAATATCCACATGATTATCCAATCGGCTCTTTTGGTGGCTGGGTGAATCAGGAATATTTGCCGGTTAATTTAAAAGGAACGAAATATTATCAGCCCGTTGAAGCAGGTGAAGAAAAACGGCTTGCCGCAATCTATGAGCGACTGGAACAGTTTAAAAAAGGGAAGTAG
- a CDS encoding ABC transporter ATP-binding protein, with amino-acid sequence MTGIVKLKEVTKVIKGRTIIDSISFEVHKGEVFGFLGPNGAGKTTTIRMMVGLIGITEGDIEIAGKSIKSEFERAVHHIGAIVENPEMYKFLTGYQNLVHYARMSNGVSKEKIKEIVELVGLTERIHEKVKTYSLGMRQRLGLAQCLLHEPDVLILDEPTNGLDPAGIREIRDHLRFLAREKNMAVIVSSHLLAEMEMMCDRIAIIQAGKLIDVQPVQNFTEGSENAVAFEVGDAVKAIQIMKAQHPDMNIKQIDDRILIMIPKKKVPEMVSMLVGNQVDIYSVQEVTKTLEDRFLELTGGKEGSIHA; translated from the coding sequence ATGACTGGCATCGTAAAACTAAAAGAGGTAACAAAGGTCATAAAAGGCAGGACTATTATTGATTCAATCAGCTTTGAGGTCCATAAAGGAGAAGTATTTGGGTTCTTAGGTCCAAATGGAGCAGGGAAAACAACGACGATTCGTATGATGGTCGGATTGATAGGAATAACCGAAGGCGATATCGAAATAGCGGGTAAAAGCATCAAAAGTGAATTTGAACGGGCTGTCCATCATATTGGGGCGATTGTTGAAAATCCAGAAATGTATAAATTTCTGACTGGATATCAGAATTTAGTTCATTATGCCCGCATGTCAAACGGTGTCTCAAAGGAGAAAATAAAGGAGATTGTTGAATTAGTTGGTTTAACTGAGCGGATTCATGAAAAAGTCAAAACATACTCATTAGGGATGAGACAGCGTCTTGGCTTAGCTCAGTGTCTTCTCCATGAACCCGATGTATTAATTCTTGATGAACCGACAAATGGCTTGGACCCTGCGGGAATTAGAGAGATTCGTGATCATCTTCGTTTTCTTGCTCGAGAAAAAAACATGGCCGTTATCGTCTCCAGTCATTTATTAGCAGAAATGGAGATGATGTGCGACCGCATTGCCATCATTCAAGCTGGAAAGCTCATCGATGTCCAGCCGGTTCAGAATTTTACCGAAGGCTCGGAGAATGCCGTTGCTTTTGAAGTAGGTGATGCTGTAAAAGCTATACAAATAATGAAGGCTCAGCATCCAGATATGAATATCAAGCAGATAGATGATAGAATTCTGATCATGATTCCTAAAAAGAAGGTACCTGAAATGGTTTCCATGCTAGTGGGAAACCAAGTTGATATTTATAGTGTTCAGGAAGTAACGAAAACATTAGAGGATCGCTTCTTAGAGTTAACCGGAGGAAAGGAGGGCTCCATTCATGCTTAA
- a CDS encoding tetratricopeptide repeat protein has product MDKNQQGIEYMQEGKWEDAAKIFMEAIEEAPGEPVSYINFGNLLAVVGETEKALQFFQKAIELDENAAAAYYSAGNVYYENEQFEQARAMFETAMKKGLDSSDNFFMLGMSHAALEQPLKALPYFQRCTELNDQDAEGFFQYGLCLANQHYLDEAIQQFEKCIEIDPQHADAYYNLGVAYGFQENGEKALQMFDKAIEIQPDHLLAGHGKRLIEEAGQ; this is encoded by the coding sequence GTGGATAAAAATCAACAGGGAATTGAATATATGCAGGAAGGCAAGTGGGAGGATGCTGCGAAGATTTTCATGGAGGCCATTGAAGAGGCGCCAGGGGAACCCGTATCATACATAAATTTTGGTAATCTTCTTGCTGTTGTTGGTGAAACAGAAAAAGCGCTGCAATTTTTCCAAAAGGCGATTGAATTAGATGAGAATGCAGCGGCTGCTTACTATAGTGCAGGGAATGTTTATTATGAGAATGAGCAGTTCGAGCAGGCAAGAGCTATGTTTGAAACCGCCATGAAAAAAGGTCTGGATTCATCTGATAACTTTTTTATGCTAGGTATGTCCCATGCAGCGCTAGAACAGCCATTAAAAGCACTGCCTTATTTCCAAAGGTGTACAGAATTAAATGATCAGGATGCTGAAGGCTTTTTTCAGTATGGTCTTTGTTTAGCTAATCAACACTATCTGGATGAAGCCATTCAGCAATTTGAGAAATGTATTGAAATTGACCCTCAGCATGCAGATGCTTATTATAACCTAGGTGTGGCATACGGATTTCAGGAAAATGGTGAAAAAGCACTACAAATGTTTGACAAAGCAATAGAAATTCAACCGGACCATCTATTGGCAGGTCACGGAAAACGTTTGATTGAGGAAGCTGGCCAATAA
- the recD2 gene encoding SF1B family DNA helicase RecD2, which produces MAKQDSLDLYAEEGKFIKGKPIVTIFHNEQNLYTVLRLRVEETNENYDDKEAVITGYFPKIHEQEAYIFYGEMKEHPKFGLQFHATHFRKDIPQTKQGVVSYLSGELFKGIGKKTAEKIVETLGENAITRILNQPSLLDQVPKLPPDKAKDLYDTLMEHQGLEQAMIALNQYGFGPQLSMKIYQVYKDLTIDVIQTNPYKLVEDVEGIGFARADELGHQQGITGSHPDRIKAGCLYILEQECMQNGHVFVDAEFLLLSVQKLLEENKRDQIEFTDITRELLKLEEEGKIIVEEKKFYLPALYFSEKGLVTSIKKLLGQTEYNEQFPESEFLLALGQLEERIGVQYAPTQKDAIQTALMSPLLLLTGGPGTGKTTVIKGIVELYAELHGCSLDPKDYKKEETFPFLLAAPTGRAAKRMTESTGLPAVTIHRLLGWNGSEGFDHNEDNPLEGKILIVDETSMVDIWLANRLFKALPEHIQVILVGDEDQLPSVGPGQVLKDLLQSQVIPTIRLTDIYRQAEGSSIIELAHEIKKGSLPNNVTVQQKDRSFFRCYTGQIANVIEKVVLNAKKKGYTPRDIQVLAPMYKGPAGIDRLNEMLQEILNGNPDGSRKELVFGNTKYRVGDKVLQLVNQPDKHVFNGDMGEVVSIFYAKENTEKQDMVVVSFEGVEITYTRQDLNQITLAYCCSVHKSQGSEFPIVILPIVKSYYRMLQRNLIYTAITRSKQFLILCGEEEALRLGVERADEQSRQTTLAVKLKEELQAAKSIEKPVNETGTSAEMTYEEIMLSVDPMIGMDDVTPYQFM; this is translated from the coding sequence GTGGCTAAGCAGGATTCACTTGATTTATATGCAGAAGAGGGCAAATTTATTAAAGGGAAACCGATTGTAACGATCTTTCATAATGAGCAGAATTTATATACGGTTCTAAGATTGAGAGTGGAAGAAACCAATGAAAATTATGATGACAAAGAGGCGGTCATTACCGGTTATTTTCCTAAAATCCATGAGCAGGAAGCCTATATTTTTTACGGAGAAATGAAGGAGCATCCGAAATTTGGACTACAGTTTCATGCCACTCATTTTCGTAAGGATATACCGCAAACGAAGCAGGGAGTTGTCAGCTATCTTTCGGGTGAGCTATTTAAAGGAATTGGAAAGAAAACCGCTGAGAAAATTGTTGAAACCCTTGGAGAAAATGCCATCACTCGGATACTAAATCAGCCTTCCCTCTTAGATCAGGTTCCCAAGCTACCGCCTGATAAGGCAAAGGACTTATATGATACGTTAATGGAGCACCAAGGACTTGAACAGGCGATGATTGCTTTAAATCAATATGGCTTTGGGCCGCAATTATCGATGAAAATTTATCAGGTGTATAAAGATTTAACGATTGATGTGATTCAAACAAACCCGTATAAGCTCGTTGAAGATGTCGAGGGGATTGGCTTTGCCCGTGCAGATGAGCTTGGTCATCAGCAAGGAATTACCGGCAGCCATCCAGATCGTATTAAAGCAGGCTGTCTTTATATATTGGAGCAGGAATGTATGCAAAATGGACATGTCTTTGTCGATGCTGAATTCCTTTTGCTCAGTGTGCAGAAGCTCCTCGAAGAAAACAAACGGGACCAAATTGAGTTTACCGACATCACAAGAGAATTATTGAAGCTTGAAGAAGAAGGGAAAATAATCGTTGAAGAGAAAAAGTTTTATTTGCCAGCACTTTATTTTTCCGAAAAAGGTCTTGTGACAAGTATAAAGAAGCTGCTTGGACAAACGGAGTACAATGAGCAATTTCCAGAATCAGAGTTTCTGCTGGCTCTCGGGCAATTGGAAGAACGAATTGGCGTTCAATATGCACCAACACAAAAGGATGCTATTCAAACCGCTCTGATGTCCCCGCTTTTATTATTAACCGGTGGTCCTGGAACAGGGAAAACGACGGTCATCAAAGGAATTGTAGAATTATATGCAGAGCTGCATGGCTGCTCGCTCGATCCAAAGGATTACAAAAAAGAAGAGACATTTCCATTTTTATTAGCAGCACCTACTGGCCGGGCTGCGAAACGAATGACGGAATCGACAGGCCTTCCGGCTGTGACGATTCATCGCTTGCTTGGCTGGAATGGAAGCGAAGGCTTCGATCACAACGAGGATAACCCGTTAGAAGGCAAAATTCTCATTGTGGATGAAACCTCTATGGTCGATATTTGGCTTGCTAACCGTTTATTTAAAGCGTTACCCGAGCATATACAGGTCATTCTTGTCGGGGATGAGGATCAGCTTCCTTCAGTCGGTCCTGGGCAGGTATTAAAGGACCTGCTTCAATCACAGGTCATTCCGACAATTCGTTTAACCGATATTTATCGCCAGGCTGAAGGCTCCTCGATTATAGAATTGGCCCATGAAATAAAAAAAGGTAGTTTGCCTAACAATGTTACTGTACAGCAGAAGGATCGTTCCTTTTTTCGCTGCTATACAGGCCAAATCGCAAATGTCATTGAGAAGGTAGTATTAAATGCCAAGAAAAAAGGCTATACACCAAGGGATATTCAAGTTTTGGCCCCGATGTATAAAGGACCGGCAGGAATTGATCGCTTAAACGAGATGCTGCAGGAAATTCTAAACGGAAATCCTGATGGTTCACGAAAAGAGCTGGTATTTGGAAATACAAAGTACCGGGTCGGTGATAAAGTCCTTCAGCTTGTCAATCAGCCTGATAAGCATGTGTTTAATGGGGACATGGGTGAGGTTGTGTCGATCTTCTATGCAAAGGAAAATACAGAAAAGCAGGATATGGTAGTCGTATCCTTTGAAGGGGTCGAAATCACCTATACAAGACAGGATTTAAACCAAATTACCCTTGCTTATTGCTGCTCGGTCCATAAATCACAGGGAAGTGAATTTCCCATTGTCATTTTACCGATTGTTAAGAGCTATTATCGAATGCTGCAGCGAAACTTAATCTATACGGCGATTACAAGGAGCAAGCAGTTTTTAATTCTCTGTGGTGAGGAAGAAGCGCTTCGCCTTGGTGTCGAGCGAGCAGATGAACAATCCCGTCAGACTACTTTAGCCGTGAAATTGAAAGAAGAGCTGCAGGCAGCAAAGTCAATCGAGAAGCCTGTTAACGAAACGGGTACAAGCGCCGAAATGACCTACGAGGAAATAATGTTGAGCGTTGATCCAATGATTGGAATGGACGACGTTACACCCTATCAGTTTATGTAG
- the cymR gene encoding cysteine metabolism transcriptional regulator CymR, whose translation MKISTKGRYGLTIMIELAKKYGDGPVSLKSIAQANDLSEHYLEQLIAPLRNAGLVRSVRGAYGGYVLADDPSNITTGDIIRVLEGPITPVEGIEDEEPVKRALWIRIRDAVKDVLDNTTIQDLANHKDEGEIDSYMFYI comes from the coding sequence ATGAAAATTTCAACAAAGGGCCGTTATGGGCTAACGATTATGATTGAATTAGCAAAAAAGTATGGGGATGGGCCCGTGTCACTAAAATCCATTGCCCAGGCAAATGATTTATCTGAACATTATTTAGAGCAGCTAATTGCTCCACTTCGTAATGCAGGGCTTGTAAGAAGTGTCCGCGGAGCATATGGAGGCTATGTACTTGCCGATGACCCATCTAATATTACCACGGGTGATATTATTCGTGTCCTAGAAGGTCCGATTACACCAGTCGAAGGAATTGAGGATGAAGAGCCGGTAAAACGGGCATTATGGATTAGAATAAGGGATGCGGTGAAGGATGTTCTAGATAACACCACCATCCAAGATTTAGCCAACCATAAAGATGAAGGTGAAATTGATTCCTACATGTTTTATATTTAA
- a CDS encoding tRNA threonylcarbamoyladenosine dehydratase, translated as MLHQFSRNELAIGKEGLEILKNSTVAVLGIGGVGSFSAEALARSGVGKLVLIDKDDVDITNVNRQVIALLSTVGRPKVELMKERIADINPDCEVIDLKMFYTEETYEEIFAHGLDFVIDASDTISYKIHLMKECLNRKIPIISSMGAANKMDPTRFQIADISKTHTDPIAKVIRTRLRKEGIRKGIPVVFSDESPIVIREDVRKVVGKNDAEIRKAKMPPSSNAFVPSVAGLIMASYTVRQLLSDIKISTVKDA; from the coding sequence ATGCTACATCAATTTTCTCGTAATGAACTAGCAATTGGTAAGGAAGGCTTGGAAATATTAAAGAACAGTACTGTCGCCGTACTTGGTATTGGCGGTGTCGGCTCCTTTTCGGCCGAAGCGCTTGCCCGCTCAGGTGTTGGGAAGCTGGTTCTTATTGATAAAGATGATGTTGATATCACAAATGTAAACCGTCAGGTCATTGCCTTACTTTCTACTGTTGGGAGACCGAAGGTGGAGTTAATGAAGGAAAGAATTGCAGATATTAATCCTGACTGTGAAGTAATCGACCTGAAGATGTTTTATACAGAAGAAACGTATGAAGAAATTTTTGCTCATGGCCTTGATTTTGTCATCGATGCTTCTGATACAATCTCTTATAAAATTCATTTAATGAAGGAATGCCTTAATCGAAAAATCCCCATTATTTCTAGTATGGGTGCAGCGAATAAGATGGATCCAACTCGTTTTCAAATTGCTGATATCTCAAAAACACATACAGATCCAATTGCAAAGGTTATTCGTACAAGATTAAGAAAAGAAGGAATTAGAAAAGGAATCCCGGTGGTATTCTCAGATGAAAGTCCGATTGTCATTCGAGAAGATGTACGAAAGGTAGTTGGAAAAAACGATGCGGAAATTCGTAAGGCTAAAATGCCTCCGTCCTCCAATGCGTTCGTTCCGTCTGTTGCAGGTCTTATTATGGCAAGCTATACGGTTAGACAGCTGCTCAGTGATATTAAAATCAGTACGGTGAAAGACGCTTAA
- the mnmA gene encoding tRNA 2-thiouridine(34) synthase MnmA, with product MKEPKDTRVVVGMSGGVDSSVAALLLKQQGYDVIGIFMKNWDDTDEFGVCTATEDYEDVIRVCNQIGIPYYAVNFEKQYWDKVFTYFLDEYKAGRTPNPDVMCNKEIKFKAFLEHAMNLGADYLATGHYARVEYRDGEYKMLRGVDENKDQTYFLNQLSQEQISKVMFPIGNIEKARVREIAKEAGLATATKKDSTGICFIGERNFKTFLSQYLPAQPGNMETFDGKVVGKHDGLMYYTIGQRHGLGIGGSGEPWFAIGKDLKRNVLYVGQGFHNEKLYSTSIMAVNVSWVSNREKPASFECTAKFRYRQADNQVRVEILDNQRVRVIFKEPIRAVTPGQAVVFYNGDECLGGGTIDEVFKQDEKLTYVG from the coding sequence TTGAAGGAACCAAAAGACACACGTGTAGTAGTTGGGATGTCTGGTGGAGTAGACTCCTCTGTTGCAGCACTGTTACTAAAGCAGCAGGGCTATGATGTTATTGGGATTTTCATGAAAAACTGGGATGATACGGACGAGTTTGGTGTTTGTACAGCTACAGAGGATTACGAGGATGTTATCCGGGTCTGCAATCAGATTGGAATCCCGTATTATGCGGTGAATTTCGAGAAGCAATATTGGGATAAGGTATTCACGTATTTCCTCGATGAATATAAAGCGGGAAGAACACCAAACCCAGATGTTATGTGTAATAAAGAAATAAAGTTCAAAGCCTTTTTAGAGCATGCGATGAACCTTGGGGCCGATTATTTAGCTACTGGACATTATGCAAGAGTGGAATATCGTGACGGCGAATATAAAATGCTCCGTGGCGTTGATGAAAATAAAGATCAAACCTATTTTCTAAACCAATTATCACAGGAACAGATTTCGAAGGTTATGTTCCCAATCGGTAATATTGAAAAAGCTCGGGTTCGGGAAATTGCCAAGGAAGCTGGGTTAGCGACCGCAACGAAAAAGGACAGTACGGGCATTTGTTTTATTGGGGAACGTAATTTCAAAACCTTCCTTAGTCAATATTTACCGGCACAGCCGGGGAATATGGAGACCTTTGATGGTAAAGTTGTCGGAAAGCACGACGGACTTATGTATTATACAATCGGGCAGCGGCACGGCCTTGGAATTGGCGGATCCGGTGAGCCATGGTTTGCGATCGGCAAGGATTTAAAGCGTAATGTTCTTTATGTTGGACAAGGCTTTCATAACGAGAAATTATATTCAACTTCCATTATGGCAGTGAATGTAAGCTGGGTGTCTAACAGAGAAAAACCAGCAAGCTTTGAATGTACGGCTAAATTCAGGTATCGTCAAGCAGATAATCAAGTAAGAGTCGAAATTCTAGATAATCAAAGGGTAAGAGTCATATTCAAGGAACCTATTCGTGCTGTCACACCAGGTCAAGCTGTTGTTTTTTACAATGGGGATGAGTGTCTGGGCGGCGGAACGATCGATGAAGTATTCAAACAGGATGAAAAACTCACATATGTAGGGTGA